One genomic window of Kaistia geumhonensis includes the following:
- a CDS encoding aminoglycoside phosphotransferase family protein — translation MGDAAALFAPWMVRWRLVADGASIETPTSNLLPVLQDGEPTMLKMLKPTSDEGPGIAALGWFAGDGAVRVVAAEGDALLMERAIGRRSLTTMAVTGGDEDAIRIMAATAKALHAPRPAPPPELPTLTRRFRALYEAPPAHPVLARCAARARRLVETSRESVVLHGDLHHENVLDSPRGWLAIDPKGVAGERAYDVANLFLNPAGVDRLVLDRARAQRLAAIVSEELALDPARVLGFAFAHAGLSAAWCIEDGIDPRIAIEAAEMLEPLAAGAA, via the coding sequence ATGGGCGACGCCGCCGCCCTTTTTGCGCCATGGATGGTGCGCTGGCGGCTCGTCGCCGATGGCGCGTCGATCGAGACGCCGACCAGCAACCTGCTTCCCGTCCTGCAGGACGGCGAGCCGACGATGCTCAAGATGCTGAAACCCACGAGCGACGAAGGCCCAGGCATCGCGGCGCTCGGCTGGTTCGCCGGCGACGGCGCCGTCCGCGTCGTCGCGGCCGAGGGCGATGCGCTCCTGATGGAGCGCGCAATCGGGCGGCGCTCGCTGACGACAATGGCGGTCACCGGTGGAGACGAGGACGCGATCCGCATCATGGCCGCAACCGCCAAGGCGCTACATGCCCCACGCCCCGCGCCGCCGCCGGAATTGCCGACCCTCACGCGGCGCTTCCGCGCCCTCTACGAGGCCCCGCCGGCGCATCCCGTTCTCGCCCGCTGCGCCGCTCGCGCCCGCCGGCTCGTCGAGACCTCGCGCGAGAGCGTGGTGCTGCATGGGGACCTGCACCACGAGAACGTGCTCGATTCGCCGCGCGGCTGGCTCGCCATCGATCCGAAAGGCGTCGCAGGCGAGCGCGCCTATGACGTCGCCAATCTGTTCCTGAACCCGGCCGGCGTCGATCGGCTGGTGCTCGACCGCGCGCGGGCGCAGCGTCTCGCGGCGATCGTCTCGGAGGAACTCGCGCTCGATCCCGCCCGCGTGCTCGGCTTCGCCTTCGCCCATGCGGGCCTATCGGCCGCCTGGTGCATCGAGGACGGCATCGACCCGCGGATCGCCATCGAGGCGGCGGAAATGCTGGAGCCGCTCGCGGCCGGCGCCGCCTAG
- a CDS encoding GFA family protein produces MASEAHRGSCLCGAVRYRVAGALEPVIACHCTQCRRQTGHFLASTNVAVADLAIEGEESVRWYRSSDVAERGFCRTCGSVLFWHRPGSDRIAIAMGGFETPTGVVIGAHIFAADKGDYYEIGGDAPIHAGDD; encoded by the coding sequence GTGGCCTCTGAGGCGCATCGCGGTTCCTGCCTCTGCGGCGCGGTGCGCTACCGCGTTGCCGGAGCGCTCGAGCCGGTGATTGCCTGCCACTGCACGCAGTGCCGCCGGCAGACGGGGCATTTTCTCGCCTCGACGAATGTCGCGGTGGCCGATCTCGCGATCGAGGGCGAGGAAAGCGTGCGCTGGTATCGCTCGTCCGACGTCGCCGAGCGCGGCTTCTGCCGCACCTGCGGTTCGGTGCTCTTCTGGCATCGTCCGGGCAGCGACCGGATCGCCATCGCGATGGGCGGCTTCGAGACGCCGACCGGGGTGGTGATCGGCGCGCATATCTTCGCGGCCGACAAGGGCGACTACTACGAGATCGGGGGCGATGCGCCGATCCATGCCGGCGACGACTGA
- a CDS encoding class II 3-deoxy-7-phosphoheptulonate synthase, whose amino-acid sequence MTKTSWSPASWREKPIQQVPDYPDQAALAAVEARIASYPPLVFAGEARQLKKGLASVARGEAFLLQGGDCAESFAEHHPDNIRDFFRVFLQMAVVLTFAGQMPVVKVGRIAGQFAKPRSAPMEKIGDVELPSYRGDNINGIEFTPAARIPDPRRVEDAYRQSAATLNLLRAFAQGGYANLEHVHQWMLGFVKDSPQGHHYQEIADRISETMAFMRACGINPDTTPSLRSTEFFTSHEALLLGYEQAMTRVDSTSGDWYATSGHMLWIGDRTRQVDHAHVEYMRGVKNPIGLKCGPSLTGDGLLQLIDALNPDNEPGRLTLICRFGANKVYDHLPQLIRAVEREGRSVVWSCDPMHGNTIKAVTGYKTRPFDLILKEVRTFFEVHQGEGTFPGGIHIEMTGKNVTECTGGARAITDEDLSDRYHTHCDPRLNADQSLELAFLVAELLKKTRVAEYRLVAAGGL is encoded by the coding sequence ATGACCAAGACGAGCTGGAGCCCCGCGAGCTGGCGGGAAAAGCCCATCCAGCAGGTGCCGGATTATCCCGACCAGGCGGCGCTGGCCGCGGTCGAGGCCCGCATCGCCAGCTATCCGCCGCTGGTCTTTGCCGGCGAGGCGCGGCAGCTGAAGAAGGGGCTGGCGTCCGTTGCGCGCGGCGAGGCCTTCCTGCTGCAGGGTGGCGACTGTGCCGAGAGCTTCGCCGAGCATCACCCCGACAACATCCGCGATTTCTTCCGCGTCTTCCTGCAGATGGCGGTGGTGCTGACCTTCGCCGGCCAGATGCCGGTGGTGAAGGTCGGCCGCATCGCCGGCCAGTTCGCCAAGCCGCGCTCGGCGCCGATGGAGAAGATCGGCGACGTGGAGCTGCCCTCCTATCGCGGCGACAACATCAACGGCATCGAGTTCACGCCGGCGGCCCGCATCCCCGATCCGCGCCGGGTCGAGGACGCCTATCGCCAGTCCGCCGCGACGCTCAACCTGCTGCGCGCCTTCGCGCAGGGCGGCTATGCCAATCTCGAGCATGTGCATCAGTGGATGCTCGGCTTCGTGAAGGACAGCCCGCAGGGTCATCACTATCAGGAGATCGCGGACCGCATCTCCGAGACCATGGCCTTCATGCGCGCCTGCGGCATCAACCCGGACACGACGCCCTCGCTGCGCTCGACCGAGTTCTTCACCTCCCATGAGGCGCTGCTGCTCGGCTACGAGCAGGCGATGACGCGCGTCGATTCGACGAGCGGCGACTGGTACGCCACCTCCGGCCACATGCTGTGGATCGGCGATCGCACGCGCCAGGTTGACCACGCCCATGTCGAATATATGCGCGGCGTGAAGAACCCGATCGGTCTCAAATGCGGTCCCTCGCTCACCGGTGACGGCCTGCTGCAGCTCATCGACGCGCTCAACCCGGACAACGAGCCGGGCCGGCTGACGCTCATTTGCCGCTTCGGCGCCAACAAGGTCTATGACCACCTGCCGCAGTTGATCCGCGCTGTCGAGCGCGAGGGCCGCTCCGTCGTGTGGTCCTGCGATCCGATGCACGGCAACACGATCAAGGCCGTCACCGGCTACAAGACGCGGCCCTTCGACCTGATCCTGAAGGAGGTTCGCACCTTCTTCGAGGTCCATCAGGGCGAGGGGACGTTCCCGGGCGGCATCCATATCGAGATGACGGGCAAGAACGTCACCGAGTGCACGGGCGGCGCACGCGCGATCACTGACGAGGATCTCTCGGACCGCTACCACACCCATTGCGATCCGCGGCTCAACGCCGACCAGTCGCTGGAGCTCGCCTTCCTTGTTGCGGAGCTGCTGAAGAAGACCCGCGTCGCCGAGTATCGGCTGGTGGCCGCCGGTGGCCTCTGA